The proteins below come from a single Ictalurus furcatus strain D&B chromosome 27, Billie_1.0, whole genome shotgun sequence genomic window:
- the stat1a gene encoding signal transducer and activator of transcription 1a isoform X2 yields the protein MSQWLELQQLDSKFLEQVDQLYDDNFPMAIRQYLSNWIESHDWDHVANVENESLATVRFHDLLTQLDHQHSRFAMEKDFLNQHNIRKIKRNLQTLFGDNPVSMAMIISKNLTEERKILATAQISESSTHNAQSDMMIEKQRELDSKVKDIKTKVQETEQNIKNLEDLQDEHDFKSKTLQSHEELNGTISPEDLNREKLYLKAMFMKLNDMRGGVVGQLSEVLNLVEQLEYELITVELSEWKGRQQMSCIGGLTNVCLDQLQNWFTALGECLLQVHQQLKKLLELEQKYSYHQDPITLSRGSLEERALTQLKTLITNSMVVERQPCMPTQLQRPLVLKTGVLFTLKVRLLVKLQEFNHTVRVKVHLDKDVTEKRKGFRKFNILGTNMKVMNMEESIGMAAEFRHLQLKEQKVAGNRTNEGPLIVTEELHSFTFEAELCWSGLVINFETSSLPIVVISNVSQLPCGWASIMWYNMLTSDPKNLSFFVSPPSVSWGQLSEVLSWQFSSITKRGLNAEQLSMLGHKLLGPKAAKDPEAQIPWNKFCKGGSEKNFTFWLWIEGILDLIKRHLLSLWDEGCIMGFVTKERTKSLLNDKAPGTFLLRFSESNRDGAITFSWVEHTPNGEPQVRSVEPYTKKELSAVSLADILRNYRVMAADNVPEDPLRFLYPNTPKDDAFCKYYSKPADKHEPMDVDKKSDDYIRTTLISVSEMQNQRKRLLNSEMLHGNPGWSPQHQVQQVTSNQHGCSQHEQKTSEYNDIMMPLSPEVYGELERMTRDLTGELGELCCNLSDE from the exons ATGAGTCAGTGGCTCGAGCTGCAGCAGCTGGACTCCAAGTTCCTGGAACAGGTGGACCAGCTTTACGATGACAACTTCCCCATGGCCATCCGCCAGTACCTCAGCAACTGGATCGAGAGCCACGACTG GGACCATGTAGCTAACGTGGAGAACGAGTCGCTGGCCACGGTGCGGTTCCATGACCTTCTGACGCAGTTGGACCACCAGCACAGCCGCTTCGCCATGGAGAAGGACTTCCTGAATCAGCACAATATCCGCAAGATCAAACGCAACCTGCAG ACTCTGTTTGGGGACAACCCTGTCTCAATGGCCATGATCATCAGCAAGAACCTGACGGAGGAGAGGAAGATTCTGGCAACTGCCCAAATCTCCGAG AGCTCGACGCATAACGCTCAGAGCGACATGATGATCGAGAAgcagagagagctggacagcAAGGTGAAGGACATCAAGACCAAAGTACAG GAAACAGAGCAGAACATTAAGAACCTGGAGGATCTGCAGGACGAACACGACTTCAAGAGCAAGACTCTGCAGAGTCATG AGGAGCTAAATGGAACGATATCGCCGGAGGATCTGAATCGTGAGAAACTCTACCTCAAAGCCATGTTCATGAAACTCAATGACATGAGAGGG ggggtgGTTGGCCAACTGTCAGAGGTGCTAAACTTGGTGGAGCAGCTGGAATATGAGCTGATCACAGTGGAGCTGTCCGAATGGAAAGGACGCCAGCAGATGTCATGCATCGGAGGACTCACCAACGTCTGCCTCGATCAGCTGCAGAACTG GTTCACAGCGTTGGGTGAGTGTCTACTGCAGGTTCATCAGCAGTTGAAGAAGCTTCTGGAGCTGGAGCAGAAGTATTCATACCACCAGGACCCCATCACCCTGAGCCGAGGCTCGCTGGAGGAGCGTGCGCTCACACAGCTTAAAACACTGATCACCAA ttcCATGGTTGTGGAGAGACAGCCGTGCATGCCCACACAACTTCAGAGGCCACTGGTGCTGAAGACTGGTGTTCTGTTTACTCTCAAAGTCag ACTACTGGTGAAACTTCAGGAATTTAATCACACGGTTCGGGTAAAAGTGCACTTGGATAA AGATGTGACGGAGAAGAGGAAAGG TTTCCGGAAGTTCAACATCCTCGGAACGAACATGAAAGTGATGAACATGGAGGAGTCGATCGGGATGGCTGCTGAATTCCGACATCTG caacTGAAAGAGCAGAAGGTAGCAGGAAACAGGACAAATGAG ggtcCACTGATCGTCACTGAGGAGCTCCACTCTTTCACATTTGAGGCGGAGCTCTGCTGGTCAGGACTAGTCATCAACTTTGAG ACTTCGTCTCTGCCTATTGTGGTGATCTCCAATGTTAGCCAGCTACCATGTGGTTGGGCCTCCATCATGTGGTACAACAtgctgacctctgaccccaaG AATCTGTCGTTCTTTGTGAGCCCACCCTCGGTGAGTTGGGGTCAGCTGTCTGAGGTGCTGAGTTGGCAGTTCTCCTCCATCACCAAGCGAGGCCTGAATGCTGAGCAGCTGAGCATGCTGGGACACAAACTGCTGG GTCCAAAAGCGGCCAAAGATCCTGAGGCTCAGATTCCCTGGAATAAATTCTGTAAG GGAGGCAGTGAAAAGAACTTCACGTTCTGGTTGTGGATCGAGGGAATCCTGGACCTGATCAAGAGACACCTCCTGAGCCTGTGGGACGAGGG gtgcattatgggatttgtTACTAAGGAGCGCACTAAGTCCCTGCTCAATGATAAAGCTCCTGGAACTTTCCTGCTGCGATTCAGTGAGAGTAACCGAGACGGCGCCATTACTTTCAGCTGGGTCGAACACACCCCCAACG gtgaaccACAGGTGCGCTCAGTCGAGCCCTACACTAAGAAAGAGCTCTCGGCCGTCTCTCTGGCTGACATCCTCAGAAACTACAGAGTGATGGCGGCCGACAACGTCCCTGAGGACCCCCTGCGCTTCCTGTATCCAAACACGCCCAAAGACGATGCCTTCTGCAAATACTACTCCAAACCTGCTGACA AACACGAACCGATGGACGTGGATAAGAAGTCGGACGATTACATCAGAACCACGCTCATCTCCGTCTCTGAAAT gcaaaaccaaagaaaacgcCTCCTCAACTCTGAAATGCTACATGGGAACCCAGGATGGTCTCCTCAACAccaagttcagcaagtgacgtcaaaccaacatggctgctcacagcatgaacA GAAAACGTCGGAGTATAACGACATCATGATGCCGCTGTCGCCCGAGGTCTACGGAGAACTGGAGCGTATG acTCGTGATCTGACTGGAGAACTTGGAGAG CTGTGCTGTAACCTTTCTGACGAGTGA
- the stat1a gene encoding signal transducer and activator of transcription 1a isoform X1, with protein sequence MSQWLELQQLDSKFLEQVDQLYDDNFPMAIRQYLSNWIESHDWDHVANVENESLATVRFHDLLTQLDHQHSRFAMEKDFLNQHNIRKIKRNLQTLFGDNPVSMAMIISKNLTEERKILATAQISESSTHNAQSDMMIEKQRELDSKVKDIKTKVQETEQNIKNLEDLQDEHDFKSKTLQSHEELNGTISPEDLNREKLYLKAMFMKLNDMRGGVVGQLSEVLNLVEQLEYELITVELSEWKGRQQMSCIGGLTNVCLDQLQNWFTALGECLLQVHQQLKKLLELEQKYSYHQDPITLSRGSLEERALTQLKTLITNSMVVERQPCMPTQLQRPLVLKTGVLFTLKVRLLVKLQEFNHTVRVKVHLDKDVTEKRKGFRKFNILGTNMKVMNMEESIGMAAEFRHLQLKEQKVAGNRTNEGPLIVTEELHSFTFEAELCWSGLVINFETSSLPIVVISNVSQLPCGWASIMWYNMLTSDPKNLSFFVSPPSVSWGQLSEVLSWQFSSITKRGLNAEQLSMLGHKLLGPKAAKDPEAQIPWNKFCKGGSEKNFTFWLWIEGILDLIKRHLLSLWDEGCIMGFVTKERTKSLLNDKAPGTFLLRFSESNRDGAITFSWVEHTPNGEPQVRSVEPYTKKELSAVSLADILRNYRVMAADNVPEDPLRFLYPNTPKDDAFCKYYSKPADKHEPMDVDKKSDDYIRTTLISVSEMQNQRKRLLNSEMLHGNPGWSPQHQVQQVTSNQHGCSQHEQKTSEYNDIMMPLSPEVYGELERMVRSTLNHTRDLTGELGELCCNLSDE encoded by the exons ATGAGTCAGTGGCTCGAGCTGCAGCAGCTGGACTCCAAGTTCCTGGAACAGGTGGACCAGCTTTACGATGACAACTTCCCCATGGCCATCCGCCAGTACCTCAGCAACTGGATCGAGAGCCACGACTG GGACCATGTAGCTAACGTGGAGAACGAGTCGCTGGCCACGGTGCGGTTCCATGACCTTCTGACGCAGTTGGACCACCAGCACAGCCGCTTCGCCATGGAGAAGGACTTCCTGAATCAGCACAATATCCGCAAGATCAAACGCAACCTGCAG ACTCTGTTTGGGGACAACCCTGTCTCAATGGCCATGATCATCAGCAAGAACCTGACGGAGGAGAGGAAGATTCTGGCAACTGCCCAAATCTCCGAG AGCTCGACGCATAACGCTCAGAGCGACATGATGATCGAGAAgcagagagagctggacagcAAGGTGAAGGACATCAAGACCAAAGTACAG GAAACAGAGCAGAACATTAAGAACCTGGAGGATCTGCAGGACGAACACGACTTCAAGAGCAAGACTCTGCAGAGTCATG AGGAGCTAAATGGAACGATATCGCCGGAGGATCTGAATCGTGAGAAACTCTACCTCAAAGCCATGTTCATGAAACTCAATGACATGAGAGGG ggggtgGTTGGCCAACTGTCAGAGGTGCTAAACTTGGTGGAGCAGCTGGAATATGAGCTGATCACAGTGGAGCTGTCCGAATGGAAAGGACGCCAGCAGATGTCATGCATCGGAGGACTCACCAACGTCTGCCTCGATCAGCTGCAGAACTG GTTCACAGCGTTGGGTGAGTGTCTACTGCAGGTTCATCAGCAGTTGAAGAAGCTTCTGGAGCTGGAGCAGAAGTATTCATACCACCAGGACCCCATCACCCTGAGCCGAGGCTCGCTGGAGGAGCGTGCGCTCACACAGCTTAAAACACTGATCACCAA ttcCATGGTTGTGGAGAGACAGCCGTGCATGCCCACACAACTTCAGAGGCCACTGGTGCTGAAGACTGGTGTTCTGTTTACTCTCAAAGTCag ACTACTGGTGAAACTTCAGGAATTTAATCACACGGTTCGGGTAAAAGTGCACTTGGATAA AGATGTGACGGAGAAGAGGAAAGG TTTCCGGAAGTTCAACATCCTCGGAACGAACATGAAAGTGATGAACATGGAGGAGTCGATCGGGATGGCTGCTGAATTCCGACATCTG caacTGAAAGAGCAGAAGGTAGCAGGAAACAGGACAAATGAG ggtcCACTGATCGTCACTGAGGAGCTCCACTCTTTCACATTTGAGGCGGAGCTCTGCTGGTCAGGACTAGTCATCAACTTTGAG ACTTCGTCTCTGCCTATTGTGGTGATCTCCAATGTTAGCCAGCTACCATGTGGTTGGGCCTCCATCATGTGGTACAACAtgctgacctctgaccccaaG AATCTGTCGTTCTTTGTGAGCCCACCCTCGGTGAGTTGGGGTCAGCTGTCTGAGGTGCTGAGTTGGCAGTTCTCCTCCATCACCAAGCGAGGCCTGAATGCTGAGCAGCTGAGCATGCTGGGACACAAACTGCTGG GTCCAAAAGCGGCCAAAGATCCTGAGGCTCAGATTCCCTGGAATAAATTCTGTAAG GGAGGCAGTGAAAAGAACTTCACGTTCTGGTTGTGGATCGAGGGAATCCTGGACCTGATCAAGAGACACCTCCTGAGCCTGTGGGACGAGGG gtgcattatgggatttgtTACTAAGGAGCGCACTAAGTCCCTGCTCAATGATAAAGCTCCTGGAACTTTCCTGCTGCGATTCAGTGAGAGTAACCGAGACGGCGCCATTACTTTCAGCTGGGTCGAACACACCCCCAACG gtgaaccACAGGTGCGCTCAGTCGAGCCCTACACTAAGAAAGAGCTCTCGGCCGTCTCTCTGGCTGACATCCTCAGAAACTACAGAGTGATGGCGGCCGACAACGTCCCTGAGGACCCCCTGCGCTTCCTGTATCCAAACACGCCCAAAGACGATGCCTTCTGCAAATACTACTCCAAACCTGCTGACA AACACGAACCGATGGACGTGGATAAGAAGTCGGACGATTACATCAGAACCACGCTCATCTCCGTCTCTGAAAT gcaaaaccaaagaaaacgcCTCCTCAACTCTGAAATGCTACATGGGAACCCAGGATGGTCTCCTCAACAccaagttcagcaagtgacgtcaaaccaacatggctgctcacagcatgaacA GAAAACGTCGGAGTATAACGACATCATGATGCCGCTGTCGCCCGAGGTCTACGGAGAACTGGAGCGTATGGTACGCAGCACACTCAACCAT acTCGTGATCTGACTGGAGAACTTGGAGAG CTGTGCTGTAACCTTTCTGACGAGTGA
- the stat1a gene encoding signal transducer and activator of transcription 1a isoform X3 — protein sequence MSQWLELQQLDSKFLEQVDQLYDDNFPMAIRQYLSNWIESHDWDHVANVENESLATVRFHDLLTQLDHQHSRFAMEKDFLNQHNIRKIKRNLQTLFGDNPVSMAMIISKNLTEERKILATAQISESSTHNAQSDMMIEKQRELDSKVKDIKTKVQETEQNIKNLEDLQDEHDFKSKTLQSHEELNGTISPEDLNREKLYLKAMFMKLNDMRGGVVGQLSEVLNLVEQLEYELITVELSEWKGRQQMSCIGGLTNVCLDQLQNWFTALGECLLQVHQQLKKLLELEQKYSYHQDPITLSRGSLEERALTQLKTLITNSMVVERQPCMPTQLQRPLVLKTGVLFTLKVRLLVKLQEFNHTVRVKVHLDKDVTEKRKGFRKFNILGTNMKVMNMEESIGMAAEFRHLQLKEQKVAGNRTNEGPLIVTEELHSFTFEAELCWSGLVINFETSSLPIVVISNVSQLPCGWASIMWYNMLTSDPKNLSFFVSPPSVSWGQLSEVLSWQFSSITKRGLNAEQLSMLGHKLLGPKAAKDPEAQIPWNKFCKGGSEKNFTFWLWIEGILDLIKRHLLSLWDEGCIMGFVTKERTKSLLNDKAPGTFLLRFSESNRDGAITFSWVEHTPNGEPQVRSVEPYTKKELSAVSLADILRNYRVMAADNVPEDPLRFLYPNTPKDDAFCKYYSKPADKHEPMDVDKKSDDYIRTTLISVSEMKTSEYNDIMMPLSPEVYGELERMVRSTLNHTRDLTGELGELCCNLSDE from the exons ATGAGTCAGTGGCTCGAGCTGCAGCAGCTGGACTCCAAGTTCCTGGAACAGGTGGACCAGCTTTACGATGACAACTTCCCCATGGCCATCCGCCAGTACCTCAGCAACTGGATCGAGAGCCACGACTG GGACCATGTAGCTAACGTGGAGAACGAGTCGCTGGCCACGGTGCGGTTCCATGACCTTCTGACGCAGTTGGACCACCAGCACAGCCGCTTCGCCATGGAGAAGGACTTCCTGAATCAGCACAATATCCGCAAGATCAAACGCAACCTGCAG ACTCTGTTTGGGGACAACCCTGTCTCAATGGCCATGATCATCAGCAAGAACCTGACGGAGGAGAGGAAGATTCTGGCAACTGCCCAAATCTCCGAG AGCTCGACGCATAACGCTCAGAGCGACATGATGATCGAGAAgcagagagagctggacagcAAGGTGAAGGACATCAAGACCAAAGTACAG GAAACAGAGCAGAACATTAAGAACCTGGAGGATCTGCAGGACGAACACGACTTCAAGAGCAAGACTCTGCAGAGTCATG AGGAGCTAAATGGAACGATATCGCCGGAGGATCTGAATCGTGAGAAACTCTACCTCAAAGCCATGTTCATGAAACTCAATGACATGAGAGGG ggggtgGTTGGCCAACTGTCAGAGGTGCTAAACTTGGTGGAGCAGCTGGAATATGAGCTGATCACAGTGGAGCTGTCCGAATGGAAAGGACGCCAGCAGATGTCATGCATCGGAGGACTCACCAACGTCTGCCTCGATCAGCTGCAGAACTG GTTCACAGCGTTGGGTGAGTGTCTACTGCAGGTTCATCAGCAGTTGAAGAAGCTTCTGGAGCTGGAGCAGAAGTATTCATACCACCAGGACCCCATCACCCTGAGCCGAGGCTCGCTGGAGGAGCGTGCGCTCACACAGCTTAAAACACTGATCACCAA ttcCATGGTTGTGGAGAGACAGCCGTGCATGCCCACACAACTTCAGAGGCCACTGGTGCTGAAGACTGGTGTTCTGTTTACTCTCAAAGTCag ACTACTGGTGAAACTTCAGGAATTTAATCACACGGTTCGGGTAAAAGTGCACTTGGATAA AGATGTGACGGAGAAGAGGAAAGG TTTCCGGAAGTTCAACATCCTCGGAACGAACATGAAAGTGATGAACATGGAGGAGTCGATCGGGATGGCTGCTGAATTCCGACATCTG caacTGAAAGAGCAGAAGGTAGCAGGAAACAGGACAAATGAG ggtcCACTGATCGTCACTGAGGAGCTCCACTCTTTCACATTTGAGGCGGAGCTCTGCTGGTCAGGACTAGTCATCAACTTTGAG ACTTCGTCTCTGCCTATTGTGGTGATCTCCAATGTTAGCCAGCTACCATGTGGTTGGGCCTCCATCATGTGGTACAACAtgctgacctctgaccccaaG AATCTGTCGTTCTTTGTGAGCCCACCCTCGGTGAGTTGGGGTCAGCTGTCTGAGGTGCTGAGTTGGCAGTTCTCCTCCATCACCAAGCGAGGCCTGAATGCTGAGCAGCTGAGCATGCTGGGACACAAACTGCTGG GTCCAAAAGCGGCCAAAGATCCTGAGGCTCAGATTCCCTGGAATAAATTCTGTAAG GGAGGCAGTGAAAAGAACTTCACGTTCTGGTTGTGGATCGAGGGAATCCTGGACCTGATCAAGAGACACCTCCTGAGCCTGTGGGACGAGGG gtgcattatgggatttgtTACTAAGGAGCGCACTAAGTCCCTGCTCAATGATAAAGCTCCTGGAACTTTCCTGCTGCGATTCAGTGAGAGTAACCGAGACGGCGCCATTACTTTCAGCTGGGTCGAACACACCCCCAACG gtgaaccACAGGTGCGCTCAGTCGAGCCCTACACTAAGAAAGAGCTCTCGGCCGTCTCTCTGGCTGACATCCTCAGAAACTACAGAGTGATGGCGGCCGACAACGTCCCTGAGGACCCCCTGCGCTTCCTGTATCCAAACACGCCCAAAGACGATGCCTTCTGCAAATACTACTCCAAACCTGCTGACA AACACGAACCGATGGACGTGGATAAGAAGTCGGACGATTACATCAGAACCACGCTCATCTCCGTCTCTGAAAT GAAAACGTCGGAGTATAACGACATCATGATGCCGCTGTCGCCCGAGGTCTACGGAGAACTGGAGCGTATGGTACGCAGCACACTCAACCAT acTCGTGATCTGACTGGAGAACTTGGAGAG CTGTGCTGTAACCTTTCTGACGAGTGA
- the stat1a gene encoding signal transducer and activator of transcription 1a isoform X4: MSQWLELQQLDSKFLEQVDQLYDDNFPMAIRQYLSNWIESHDWDHVANVENESLATVRFHDLLTQLDHQHSRFAMEKDFLNQHNIRKIKRNLQTLFGDNPVSMAMIISKNLTEERKILATAQISESSTHNAQSDMMIEKQRELDSKVKDIKTKVQETEQNIKNLEDLQDEHDFKSKTLQSHEELNGTISPEDLNREKLYLKAMFMKLNDMRGGVVGQLSEVLNLVEQLEYELITVELSEWKGRQQMSCIGGLTNVCLDQLQNWFTALGECLLQVHQQLKKLLELEQKYSYHQDPITLSRGSLEERALTQLKTLITNSMVVERQPCMPTQLQRPLVLKTGVLFTLKVRLLVKLQEFNHTVRVKVHLDKDVTEKRKGFRKFNILGTNMKVMNMEESIGMAAEFRHLQLKEQKVAGNRTNEGPLIVTEELHSFTFEAELCWSGLVINFETSSLPIVVISNVSQLPCGWASIMWYNMLTSDPKNLSFFVSPPSVSWGQLSEVLSWQFSSITKRGLNAEQLSMLGHKLLGPKAAKDPEAQIPWNKFCKGGSEKNFTFWLWIEGILDLIKRHLLSLWDEGCIMGFVTKERTKSLLNDKAPGTFLLRFSESNRDGAITFSWVEHTPNGEPQVRSVEPYTKKELSAVSLADILRNYRVMAADNVPEDPLRFLYPNTPKDDAFCKYYSKPADKHEPMDVDKKSDDYIRTTLISVSEMKTSEYNDIMMPLSPEVYGELERMTRDLTGELGELCCNLSDE; the protein is encoded by the exons ATGAGTCAGTGGCTCGAGCTGCAGCAGCTGGACTCCAAGTTCCTGGAACAGGTGGACCAGCTTTACGATGACAACTTCCCCATGGCCATCCGCCAGTACCTCAGCAACTGGATCGAGAGCCACGACTG GGACCATGTAGCTAACGTGGAGAACGAGTCGCTGGCCACGGTGCGGTTCCATGACCTTCTGACGCAGTTGGACCACCAGCACAGCCGCTTCGCCATGGAGAAGGACTTCCTGAATCAGCACAATATCCGCAAGATCAAACGCAACCTGCAG ACTCTGTTTGGGGACAACCCTGTCTCAATGGCCATGATCATCAGCAAGAACCTGACGGAGGAGAGGAAGATTCTGGCAACTGCCCAAATCTCCGAG AGCTCGACGCATAACGCTCAGAGCGACATGATGATCGAGAAgcagagagagctggacagcAAGGTGAAGGACATCAAGACCAAAGTACAG GAAACAGAGCAGAACATTAAGAACCTGGAGGATCTGCAGGACGAACACGACTTCAAGAGCAAGACTCTGCAGAGTCATG AGGAGCTAAATGGAACGATATCGCCGGAGGATCTGAATCGTGAGAAACTCTACCTCAAAGCCATGTTCATGAAACTCAATGACATGAGAGGG ggggtgGTTGGCCAACTGTCAGAGGTGCTAAACTTGGTGGAGCAGCTGGAATATGAGCTGATCACAGTGGAGCTGTCCGAATGGAAAGGACGCCAGCAGATGTCATGCATCGGAGGACTCACCAACGTCTGCCTCGATCAGCTGCAGAACTG GTTCACAGCGTTGGGTGAGTGTCTACTGCAGGTTCATCAGCAGTTGAAGAAGCTTCTGGAGCTGGAGCAGAAGTATTCATACCACCAGGACCCCATCACCCTGAGCCGAGGCTCGCTGGAGGAGCGTGCGCTCACACAGCTTAAAACACTGATCACCAA ttcCATGGTTGTGGAGAGACAGCCGTGCATGCCCACACAACTTCAGAGGCCACTGGTGCTGAAGACTGGTGTTCTGTTTACTCTCAAAGTCag ACTACTGGTGAAACTTCAGGAATTTAATCACACGGTTCGGGTAAAAGTGCACTTGGATAA AGATGTGACGGAGAAGAGGAAAGG TTTCCGGAAGTTCAACATCCTCGGAACGAACATGAAAGTGATGAACATGGAGGAGTCGATCGGGATGGCTGCTGAATTCCGACATCTG caacTGAAAGAGCAGAAGGTAGCAGGAAACAGGACAAATGAG ggtcCACTGATCGTCACTGAGGAGCTCCACTCTTTCACATTTGAGGCGGAGCTCTGCTGGTCAGGACTAGTCATCAACTTTGAG ACTTCGTCTCTGCCTATTGTGGTGATCTCCAATGTTAGCCAGCTACCATGTGGTTGGGCCTCCATCATGTGGTACAACAtgctgacctctgaccccaaG AATCTGTCGTTCTTTGTGAGCCCACCCTCGGTGAGTTGGGGTCAGCTGTCTGAGGTGCTGAGTTGGCAGTTCTCCTCCATCACCAAGCGAGGCCTGAATGCTGAGCAGCTGAGCATGCTGGGACACAAACTGCTGG GTCCAAAAGCGGCCAAAGATCCTGAGGCTCAGATTCCCTGGAATAAATTCTGTAAG GGAGGCAGTGAAAAGAACTTCACGTTCTGGTTGTGGATCGAGGGAATCCTGGACCTGATCAAGAGACACCTCCTGAGCCTGTGGGACGAGGG gtgcattatgggatttgtTACTAAGGAGCGCACTAAGTCCCTGCTCAATGATAAAGCTCCTGGAACTTTCCTGCTGCGATTCAGTGAGAGTAACCGAGACGGCGCCATTACTTTCAGCTGGGTCGAACACACCCCCAACG gtgaaccACAGGTGCGCTCAGTCGAGCCCTACACTAAGAAAGAGCTCTCGGCCGTCTCTCTGGCTGACATCCTCAGAAACTACAGAGTGATGGCGGCCGACAACGTCCCTGAGGACCCCCTGCGCTTCCTGTATCCAAACACGCCCAAAGACGATGCCTTCTGCAAATACTACTCCAAACCTGCTGACA AACACGAACCGATGGACGTGGATAAGAAGTCGGACGATTACATCAGAACCACGCTCATCTCCGTCTCTGAAAT GAAAACGTCGGAGTATAACGACATCATGATGCCGCTGTCGCCCGAGGTCTACGGAGAACTGGAGCGTATG acTCGTGATCTGACTGGAGAACTTGGAGAG CTGTGCTGTAACCTTTCTGACGAGTGA